From the Mauremys mutica isolate MM-2020 ecotype Southern unplaced genomic scaffold, ASM2049712v1 000503F_np12_obj, whole genome shotgun sequence genome, one window contains:
- the LOC123357311 gene encoding transketolase-like protein 2 yields the protein MASAEPRPEQPPLQALRDAADRLRVRALRATSAAGSGHPTSCCSAAEIMAVLFFQAMRYRARQPAHPSNDRFVLSKGHAAPLLYAAWAEAGFLKEPELLNLRKIDSDLEGHPTPRLPFVDVATGSLGQGLGAACGMAYVGKYFDRASYRVFCLLGDGEVSEGSVWEALAFGSHYRLDNLVAIVDVNRLGQSEAAPLGHDMDVYRRRCEAFGWNTDVVDGHAVEELDEALRQAAQVKGKPTAILAKTYKGRGVPGVEDAENWHGKPMPKDKVESIIGAIQSRIQTHEVLVPQRPIEDVPQISIAGICMPSPPEYALGDKVATRKAYGVALAKLGAASERVVALDGDTKNSTFCELFKQAHPERYIECYIAEQNMVSVALGCAARDRAVVFASTFAAFFTRAFDHIRMGAISRANLNLCGSHCGVSIGEDGPSQMALEDIAMFRAIPGCSVFYPSDAVSTERAVCLAANTKGICFIRTSRPETPVIYPPEETFEIGQAKVVRTSAADRVTVIGAGVTLHEALAAAAELAKQGIHIRVIDPFTIKPLDAATIVTSARATGGRILTVEDHYREGGIGEAVAAAVAGEPGVVLQSLAVCGVPRSGKPAELLDLFGISTKSIVAAVKNTFAN from the exons TGCGCTACCGGGCCCGTCAGCCGGCACACCCCAGCAATGACCGCTTCGTCCTCTCCAAG ggCCATGCTGCCCCCTTGCTCTATGCCGCCTGGGCTGAGGCCGGCTTCCTCAAGGAGCCAGAGCTGCTGAATCTGCGCAAGATCGACAGTGACCTGGAGGGACACCCCACCCCG AGGCTGCCCTTTGTGGACGTGGCCACGGGctcgctggggcagggcctgggcgcGGCCTGCGGGATGGCCTACGTAGGCAAGTACTTCGACAGGGCCAG CTACCGGGTGTTCTGCCTGCTGGGTGACGGGGAGGTGTCCGAGGGCTCCGTCTGGGAAGCTCTGGCCTTCGGCTCCCACTACCGGCTCGACAACCTGGTGGCCATCGTGGACGTCAACCGGCTGGGCCAGAGCGAGGCGGCGCCGCTGGGCCACGACATGGACGTGTACCGCCGCCGCTGCGAGGCCTTCGG gTGGAACACCGACGTGGTGGACGGCCACGCCGTGGAGGAGCTGGACGAGGCCCTGAGGCAGGCGGCCCAGGTGAAGGGGAAGCCCACGGCCATCCTGGCCAAGACCTACAAGGGTCGAGGCGTCCCCG GTGTGGAGGATGCGGAGAACTGGCACGGCAAGCCCATGCCCAAGGACAAGGTGGAGTCCATCATCGGTGCCATCCAGAGCCGGATCCAGACCCACGAGGTGCTGGTGCCACAGCGGCCCATTGAGGACGTCCCACAGATCAGCATCGCCGGCATCTGCATGCCCTCGCCCCCTGAATACGCCCTTGGGGACAAG gTGGCCACGCGGAAGGCCTACGGCGTGGCCCTGGCAAAGCTGGGTGCTGCCAGCGAGCGTGTGGTGGCCTTGGATGGGGACACCAAGAACTCCACCTTCTGCGAGCTGTTCAAGCAGGCGCACCCCGAGCGCTACATCGAGTGCTACATCGCCGAGCAGAACATG GTCAGCGTGGCTCTGGGCTGCGCCGCCAGGGACCGGGCCGTGGTCTTCGCCAGCACCTTTGCTGCTTTCTTCACGCGGGCCTTCGACCACATCCGCATGGGCGCCATCTCCCGGGCCAACCTCAACCTGTGCGGCTCCCACTGCGGGGTCTCCATCG GAGAGGACGGCCCCTCGCAGATGGCCCTGGAGGACATTGCCATGTTCCGAGCCATTCCCGGCTGCAGCGTCTTCTACCCCAGCGATGCCGTCTCCACGGAACGCGCCGTCTGCCTGGCTGCCAACACCAAG GGCATCTGCTTCATCCGGACCAGCCGCCCAGAGACCCCGGTCATCTACCCGCCAGAGGAGACCTTTGAGATCGGCCAGGCCAAG GTTGTGCGCACCAGCGCCGCTGACAGGGTCACAGTGATTGGAGCCGGGGTCACGCTGCAtgaggctctggctgctgctgctgagctcgccaagCAAG GCATCCACATCCGGGTCATCGACCCCTTCACCATCAAGCCCTTGGATGCAGCCACCATAGTCACCAGTGCCCGGGCTACTGGCGGGCGCATCCTCACGGTGGAGGATCATTACAGAGAGG GGGGGATTGGGGAAGCCGTGGCCGCGGCCGTGGCCGGGGAGCCTGGCGTGGTACTCCAAAGCCTGGCTGTGTGCGGAGTGCCCCGCAGTGGCAAACCAGCCGAACTCCTGGACCTCTTTGGGATCAGCACCAAGAGCATCGTAGCAGCTGTGAAGAACACCTTTGCCAACTAA
- the LOC123357312 gene encoding protein bicaudal D-like isoform X2 gives MELAQLQAEVGRLAAELQEATQEKVQAAQYGLAVLEENGELKQRCGELEGQLDRLSSELTQMKEALADCHSSHKRAAVAGENREESLVREAAAKEAQLAARLEEQQGDLRQLRCQLSNAGAESERLSAALQELRQECQALDAEKAQLREELKQHKSRELRQLQDCAELEEENISLQKQVSVLKGNQVEFEALKHELRRREEEAVLAGVQLEELGRLRELAERQLEEALETLAVEREQQRELRRELVACTGGRPGSLGSLQAGLEELSQDEELDSGFANGSTSVGDFGERVSTPCTRPAPGLVADLFSELSLAEADRERASLAADVQEAQRQLDSAREALSEQQQRNGLLLEQLKARPASPEPQPWQDLVAQLEGQLRAARKLAGELQARLAQAQEELLGLTEELATLYHQVCAWRGLTPQRVVLDYYRDGRGARRPPAGKPRLQLEPGVGPPGEPLNVSNLAAVLREQLGHLQGALVLWRQQPPRQGPPAAELERDKEALAEEGVKLRSLLSTKREQIATLRTVLKANKQAAEAALSSLKAQYEGEKALVAGTMLKLRRELKALTEDATTFSSLRAMFASRCEQYVSQLEEMQRQLAVAEDEKRTLSSLLRMAIQQKLALSQRLEGPRGRARSPRSTAH, from the exons ATGGAGCTGGCCCAGCTGCAGGCGGAGGTGGGGCGCCTGGCGGCCGAGCTGCAGGAGGCGACGCAGGAGAAGGTCCAGGCCGCCCAGTACGGACTGGCGGTGCTGGAGGAGAACGGGGAGCTCAAGCAGCGCTGCGGGGAGCTGGAGGGGCAGTTAGACAGGCTGAGCTCGGAGCTGACCCAAATgaaggag GCCCTGGCTGACTGTCACAGCAGCCACAAGCGGGCAGCGGTGGCTGGGGAGAACCGGGAGGAGAGCCTGGTGCGCGAGGCTGCGGCCAAGGAGGCCCAGCTGGCAGCCCGCCTTGAGGAGCAGCAGGGAGACCTGAGGCAGCTGCGATGCCAGCTGAGCAACGCGGGTGCCGAGAGCGAGCGGCTGagcgctgccctgcaggagctgcgCCAG GAGTGCCAGGCCCTGGATGCAGAGAAGGCCCAGCTGCGGGAGGAGCTGAAGCAGCACAAGAGCCGGGAGCTGCGGCAGCTGCAGGACTGCGccgagctggaggaggagaacaTCTCCCTGCAGAAGCAGGTGTCGGTGCTCAAGGGCAACCAG GTGGAGTTTGAGGCCTTGAAGCATGAGCTGCGGCGCCGGGAGGAGGAGGCGGTGCTGGCCGGAGTccagctggaggagctggggcGGCTGCGGGAGCTGGCGGAGCGGCAGCTGGAGGAGGCGCTGGAGACACTGGCGGTGGAGCGTGAGCAGCAGCGGGAGCTGCGGCGGGAGCTGGTGGCCTGCACCGGGGGCCGTCCTGGCTCGCTGGGCAGCCTGCAGGCCGGCCTGGAGGAGCTAAGCCAGGATGAGGAGCTGGACAGCGGCTTCGCCAATGGCAGCACCAGCGTGGGGGACTTTGGGGAGCGGGTGTCCACCCCCTGCACCCGCCCTGCGCCTGGCCTCGTCGCCGACCTCTTCAGTgagctcagcctggcagag GCGGACCGGGAGAGAGCCTCCCTGGCGGCTGATGTGCAGGAGGCCCAGCGGCAGCTGGACAGCGCCAGGGAGGCCTTGtcggagcagcagcagcgcaaTGGCCTCCTCCTGGAGCAGCTCAAGGCCAGGCCGGCGTCCCCggagccccagccctggcaggaccTGGTGGCGCAGCTAGAGGGGCAGCTGCGGGCCGCCCGCAAGCTGGCAGGGGAGCTGCAGGCCCGGCTGGCCCAGGCCCaggaggagctgctggggctgaCGGAGGAACTGGCCACCCTCTACCACCAGGTCTGCGCCTGGCGCGGCCTGACGCCGCAGCGCGTGGTGCTGGATTATTACCGGGACGGGCGCGGCGCCAGGAGGCCGCCGGCGGGCAAGCCCCGtctgcagctggagccaggggtaGGGCCACCCGGGGAGCCCCTCAATGTCTCCAacctggcggcggtgctgcgggAGCAGCTGGGgcacctgcagggggcgctggtgCTGTGGCGGCAGcagccccccaggcagggcccGCCAGCCGCCGAGCTCGAGCGGGACAAGGAGGCGCTGGCCGAGGAGGGGGTGAAGCTCCGCTCCCTGCTCAGCACCAAGCGGGAGCAGATCGCCACGCTGCGCACCGTGCTCAAGGCCAACAAGCAG GCGGCGGAGGCGGCGCTCTCCAGCCTGAAGGCGCAGTACGAGGGGGAGAAGGCCCTGGTGGCAGGCACCATGCTCAAGCTGCGCCGCGAGCTGAAGGCCCTGACGGAGGACGCCACCACCTTCTCCTCCCTGCGCGCCATGTTTGCCAGCAG GTGTGAGCAGTACGTGTCCCAGCTGGAGGAGATGCAGCGGCAGCTGGCGGTGGCGGAGGACGAGAAGAGGACGCTGAGCTCCCTGCTGCGCATGGCCATTCAGCAGAAGCTGGCGCTCAGCCAGCGCCTGGAGGGCCCCAGGGGCAGAGCCCGCAGCCCCAGGAGCACCGCG CACTGA
- the LOC123357312 gene encoding protein bicaudal D homolog 2-like isoform X1: MELAQLQAEVGRLAAELQEATQEKVQAAQYGLAVLEENGELKQRCGELEGQLDRLSSELTQMKEALADCHSSHKRAAVAGENREESLVREAAAKEAQLAARLEEQQGDLRQLRCQLSNAGAESERLSAALQELRQECQALDAEKAQLREELKQHKSRELRQLQDCAELEEENISLQKQVSVLKGNQVEFEALKHELRRREEEAVLAGVQLEELGRLRELAERQLEEALETLAVEREQQRELRRELVACTGGRPGSLGSLQAGLEELSQDEELDSGFANGSTSVGDFGERVSTPCTRPAPGLVADLFSELSLAEVHKLRQQLFQADRERASLAADVQEAQRQLDSAREALSEQQQRNGLLLEQLKARPASPEPQPWQDLVAQLEGQLRAARKLAGELQARLAQAQEELLGLTEELATLYHQVCAWRGLTPQRVVLDYYRDGRGARRPPAGKPRLQLEPGVGPPGEPLNVSNLAAVLREQLGHLQGALVLWRQQPPRQGPPAAELERDKEALAEEGVKLRSLLSTKREQIATLRTVLKANKQAAEAALSSLKAQYEGEKALVAGTMLKLRRELKALTEDATTFSSLRAMFASRCEQYVSQLEEMQRQLAVAEDEKRTLSSLLRMAIQQKLALSQRLEGPRGRARSPRSTAH; this comes from the exons ATGGAGCTGGCCCAGCTGCAGGCGGAGGTGGGGCGCCTGGCGGCCGAGCTGCAGGAGGCGACGCAGGAGAAGGTCCAGGCCGCCCAGTACGGACTGGCGGTGCTGGAGGAGAACGGGGAGCTCAAGCAGCGCTGCGGGGAGCTGGAGGGGCAGTTAGACAGGCTGAGCTCGGAGCTGACCCAAATgaaggag GCCCTGGCTGACTGTCACAGCAGCCACAAGCGGGCAGCGGTGGCTGGGGAGAACCGGGAGGAGAGCCTGGTGCGCGAGGCTGCGGCCAAGGAGGCCCAGCTGGCAGCCCGCCTTGAGGAGCAGCAGGGAGACCTGAGGCAGCTGCGATGCCAGCTGAGCAACGCGGGTGCCGAGAGCGAGCGGCTGagcgctgccctgcaggagctgcgCCAG GAGTGCCAGGCCCTGGATGCAGAGAAGGCCCAGCTGCGGGAGGAGCTGAAGCAGCACAAGAGCCGGGAGCTGCGGCAGCTGCAGGACTGCGccgagctggaggaggagaacaTCTCCCTGCAGAAGCAGGTGTCGGTGCTCAAGGGCAACCAG GTGGAGTTTGAGGCCTTGAAGCATGAGCTGCGGCGCCGGGAGGAGGAGGCGGTGCTGGCCGGAGTccagctggaggagctggggcGGCTGCGGGAGCTGGCGGAGCGGCAGCTGGAGGAGGCGCTGGAGACACTGGCGGTGGAGCGTGAGCAGCAGCGGGAGCTGCGGCGGGAGCTGGTGGCCTGCACCGGGGGCCGTCCTGGCTCGCTGGGCAGCCTGCAGGCCGGCCTGGAGGAGCTAAGCCAGGATGAGGAGCTGGACAGCGGCTTCGCCAATGGCAGCACCAGCGTGGGGGACTTTGGGGAGCGGGTGTCCACCCCCTGCACCCGCCCTGCGCCTGGCCTCGTCGCCGACCTCTTCAGTgagctcagcctggcagaggtGCACAAGCTGCGGCAGCAGCTGTTCCAG GCGGACCGGGAGAGAGCCTCCCTGGCGGCTGATGTGCAGGAGGCCCAGCGGCAGCTGGACAGCGCCAGGGAGGCCTTGtcggagcagcagcagcgcaaTGGCCTCCTCCTGGAGCAGCTCAAGGCCAGGCCGGCGTCCCCggagccccagccctggcaggaccTGGTGGCGCAGCTAGAGGGGCAGCTGCGGGCCGCCCGCAAGCTGGCAGGGGAGCTGCAGGCCCGGCTGGCCCAGGCCCaggaggagctgctggggctgaCGGAGGAACTGGCCACCCTCTACCACCAGGTCTGCGCCTGGCGCGGCCTGACGCCGCAGCGCGTGGTGCTGGATTATTACCGGGACGGGCGCGGCGCCAGGAGGCCGCCGGCGGGCAAGCCCCGtctgcagctggagccaggggtaGGGCCACCCGGGGAGCCCCTCAATGTCTCCAacctggcggcggtgctgcgggAGCAGCTGGGgcacctgcagggggcgctggtgCTGTGGCGGCAGcagccccccaggcagggcccGCCAGCCGCCGAGCTCGAGCGGGACAAGGAGGCGCTGGCCGAGGAGGGGGTGAAGCTCCGCTCCCTGCTCAGCACCAAGCGGGAGCAGATCGCCACGCTGCGCACCGTGCTCAAGGCCAACAAGCAG GCGGCGGAGGCGGCGCTCTCCAGCCTGAAGGCGCAGTACGAGGGGGAGAAGGCCCTGGTGGCAGGCACCATGCTCAAGCTGCGCCGCGAGCTGAAGGCCCTGACGGAGGACGCCACCACCTTCTCCTCCCTGCGCGCCATGTTTGCCAGCAG GTGTGAGCAGTACGTGTCCCAGCTGGAGGAGATGCAGCGGCAGCTGGCGGTGGCGGAGGACGAGAAGAGGACGCTGAGCTCCCTGCTGCGCATGGCCATTCAGCAGAAGCTGGCGCTCAGCCAGCGCCTGGAGGGCCCCAGGGGCAGAGCCCGCAGCCCCAGGAGCACCGCG CACTGA